The nucleotide sequence GAGAAGTGCCAAGTTCGCTTGAATGGGATCTGACTTGACCTATTGGTCTGACAGGAGATACATCTCGAGAAGCTAATGGTGAGTGAGGTCGGTGAGGTGTACGAGAACCACCTCGCTGCCTAGGTGCAAGAGTAGGCGACGGTTCCCGAGGATCAGAGCTTGGTGGTGGGGGAGGTAAATCAACTGGTGCTATTTGGGTCGGGACAGATCGTCAGCAGGTATCACCAGACCTTGTCATTTAGTGTACAACCCGACAACTCACAGAGCTGCGCACCAAGTGGTACTTGTGTCATGACGGAGATGTATTGTAAAGATGATTAGGAGAAGATAAGGACTGTTTTGAAAGTGTTGCTAGTTGAATGAGACAGGAGAGGCTCAATCAGCCGTTGATACGAAGTGATGGTGATCTCAGCTTGTGACACACGGGGAATGTCCAGAAATCAGATGCGCTGAAGTGTTGTAGATCCCCAAAATGCGTGGAGTTATTGGACTATTAATTTGGGTTGATGTGAGAGTGAGGTGAAGGCAAGCGACCACAAGTTTACGCGTGTAAGAGTGGGGCCCTTATCTGAGAATGGAGCTAAAAGGGGTGTTCAGGTAAAGCCTAGAATTTGATCAGTCCACGAGAGCTGTGTTATTGGGTGATAAAAATCTGGTATGGTGGTATCATTAGTGTTGGATATACGTGAAGAGAGCTGTATTATAGCAGTGAGATATAATCTGATGACCATGAGCTTGTTGATGCTATCAACACATCTATAAGTAACTCTAAATGctattcatcaaatcattcaGTCCGGATATGGTCAGTGGCGTCTCTCCTTTTGACCGGTTATGATAAACACCCATAGAGTAATAACTTATAAACTCACTCCACTTATCAATGAGTGCAATCAAAGTGGGAGGCTGAAATACAGTGATTTCCTCTAGAGAGTTGAGATGCATTCGTTCGAAccaaaagttgaaaatcaagttgaGCTCATACAGATGTGATCACTTCGCTCATTGTATTCTGGCACTCCAAAAGCACGAACAGCAGTACAACAATCCTCCAACCATACAAGACAACGGATCCTACCTATAGAATAATCGACCGTACATTGGAAATTAGTATTCGTCAAAATCCTCCAACATGCCGTATCAACCAAATCATATATTCAAAGGTGTTGTGACGAAAGTAGGAGCAATGAGGAGAACAGCAACTGTAACAGTGAGTAGATTATATCCACCTTCTCTGCCATCATTGCTGTACAAGCTTCATTGAGGTAATTGACGAATCGTATATGTCAGGTTGAACGTGTATTCGAGCATCCCAAAATACtgaaagaaatcaaaaggCATAAGAAATATTTAGTTcatgatgagaatgaaggtgagtttgcGTGATCTAAGAAGCTTACGATATCGCTTGTAATCCTTCCTTTCCCTTCTTGTTTGATATAATGTTCATCATATACATTATATGTTCACTTTTCGTTAACGCAGCTGACTTGTCTATTCTATTACTCTTCAGTCGCACGATTAGATGACAAAGTAACGATAATACACGGATTACGTACATCCAAAACGAAATCTTTCAGATTACATTCTATACAATCAAGAGATAGTCGAAAATATCCTAATGATCCTATACCTCAAATAATAGCGGAACCAAGTGTTAAACCTAGTAAAAAAATAGGAGTATTagatattttgaaagaaCAGTCAAGTGTTGTTCAGTAATTGgtaaatatcaaatcactGTATGTATATTATCAGCATTACCTCGGTGTATGGATGAGCAAAGTATTCCAGGAGAGTTTCATGGAATAGAATGGGCTGTTATGATTATACCAGAAATTAAACCAAAATGAAAACTTTGAAACTTACCAAAATATATCATTAATTTGTATAACgcaagaaaaagagaagaacATACAATAATTCACGATTTAACAAACTCACAAAAAGCCAATAGTACcatcaagatcaaacaTTCTCACAAGCCCTCTCACCGTTATACCTTCTCGCAAAATGCCTCTTCATTCCCAAATTCTGAACTCACATTTTTTAGGTTTGGGGTGTTCTTGATTATCGTTCTCTAACGAATGGTCACACAAATATGATATATTCGATTGTTCATCATCGCTCGTAAGTGCAATACAGGTTCCGATTCCCATACACCGCTTGagtttttcattttctgaGGGGTGCGGTGATGCACATATATTTGAGTGCATTATCCGCTAGTGTATATGCATGTATATGGCTATAGATGATGACGTGTATGCAATTCAATATATAAGTAAATTTCAGCAGATTGTTAGACAGATGAAAGGCTAATTCGCCATATTAAAGTACAACCATTGCAAACAATATCgaaaattataaatgaaatttggGTTGGTAATAATCCCAAAATTGTCCTTGTGAGATTAGTCAAAGTATTCTTATTGTATACAACAATCGCTTTTACTTTCTCTATTTTTCGTATATCCTTTTCTATTAGTATTACCCACTGAAGCTAAATTTTCAGCAGTCAATTCAAATGGTATAGATTGGTTACCATCATTTTCTAAGCTATATCTCATAGCAGGAGGTTGAGGAGGAGGACGTTGATCTCccaattcaaaatgaacTCCACTTCTTCGTTTAGCTTCATTCTgatcattatcatattcCGTCATATTACTATATAACGAAGATCGATTTTGTAAATTGAAActtgttgatcttgatgaaggttgttgttgatccAAACTCGGTCTACTTTGATTATTATACCCATGCCCGTATATCCCCTTTTTGTTAGTTTCGCTTGAGCTTAAATCGATGTGCGAAAGGTTAGATGAATTAACTAGACCCCCTCTTGACTTAGACCGGATAATTCCATTTAAAATCTTGCCCGGTAAGGCGGTAAATGGACTTCCATCTCTATCTTCGAAACTAGGTTGAGGTGATGCCACTCTAGGTGGTGAAAGCGAATGCGATATTTCTTGTTGTTTTGCGAATAAAGCCAATTGCTCGTGAATGTCGCACCTTGGTGAAGCTTTTGATGCGCAAGATGTGTGAGCTATCAATCCGCAATCCTGGCATAACACACCCTGCTTCTTCACGTCGACCATACATACTCGACAAGGTATGGCTGTTGTGTATATAGGTCAGCGTAGATCCGTCTTTGAACCACCAGTGAACCCCTGCTCACCTTTGCCGAACGAGGTCTTGACCAGGACATGATTTTTGCCGGAACCGCTTCCTTCCCTGCCATGAGAGCTAGCCATACTATGCCTGTGCTTTCTTCCATCTATTGCGTTATCTGGTTTCGGGCTCAGATTCCCCTGCTCGAATATCCTTTGACTATCAACTCGATGCAGATCCATGCTGACTCGTCGAAGGAATGGAACGCTATCCTGAGGACGCAATGCCTAATAGGCAATCGGATTCAGCGAATACCCGGAGTATACAGTAACACAGAAGGGGCTGTGCTGCAACTTACCAAGATAGGATGTAACCCTTTCACCCAAGGATGTTCGAACAGCATCATAGCAGGTGGACGAGCACTGGGATCTTTGATGAAGCATAACTTCAGGAAGTCTATCAAAGCATCTGAAATGCCATCTGGTATGGGTGGCATCTCATCTTCGACAATGCGAAATAGCACTGCAGGAAACGATCAGCCAGATCGGTCGCAATTGCCCTGCAAAGGAACTGACTTACCCGTCATACTATTGGTGATGTCCGAATAAGGTGGTTTACCAGTCAGAAGTTCTATAATCGTGCATCCCAAAGACCAAATATCCGAAGCGAATGACGCCCCAGCTAGTGAGATAACCTCAGGAGCCACTGTGCGTATTTCGTCAGCACAAGAATTGTAATTAAAGTCACGATGCAAGCTCACTCCAATTCGGCGTTCCCGCAACTTCCGAAACTCTCTTCTTGCCACCTTCTCTACCAGCGGTCTTAGCATCCTGCTTGATATTCTCGACAGCTTTCATATTCAGCGAAACACCGAAATCCGACAGCTTCACATTACCATTCTTGGTGGATAGAATGTTGGCTGCTTTAAGATCACAATGTACAACACCTTGAGAATGTAGATAGTCCAGCCCCTCCAAGATCTTAGCCACGTAAGATGAGACAAGCCTTTCATTGAAATTGCCAAAGGACTTTAGAGTTTGACCTAATGAACCGTTTTCGACGAACCTATCATAGGATGGGTCATCAGCTGCCCGAAGAGAGCGCAGATCGAGACCACCGCGGAACGAACTCAAGGACAATGTTTAGGAATTCCTCATCCCTGGACATCCCTTCATATTTTACTATACTAGGATGCGATAATCTCTTAAGGAGGTCTACCTCTTTCATGACATCCGtcacttcatcttctctcaTACCATGCAATCGGATACGTTTGATAGCAACCATCTGCCCAGTACTCAGGTTTAGGGAACGGTAGACGGATCCAAATTGTCCCCGTCCAATGCAGTTACCGAGTTGCTTAAATCGATCCAATCAGCCATATTACACTTTGGGGCAACAAGACATGCTCACATATTTGACATCGGGACATCCAGCTTCTCTGAATTCGAGAACCTGTAGAGATTGAGTGGGTCGAATACCGCCCGCAAACGAGTTTTCTCTGTACAATGATGGCGATCGCTCCATCCCTGACACTGGTAAATTGACCATGCTGTTGATTCGAATTTGCAAAGGTCTAGAAGAGTTTTCAGTTGATTCCGATATTTCTCTTCCGTGAGCCTTGGGACGAGGATACCCGTCAGATTGTcttctttcagctttacTGTCCATACGACTATCATCTGTAGAAGTATGCGGTTGGTATGTTTGCAATGAAGTGGTTCGGATCATGTATGAAGATGTCGATGTTGGAAAAGTGACACCAGTTGGACTAGCGAGATTTGATGCTGGCGAACTGGATCGTTTGGGGACATATATTTTGCCGTTTGAGCTGAGTCTCTGCAAGGCGGTAGGGCGAGATCCTCCGATAAATGCACCCACAGAAGTACCATTGGAGCTggcttcatcttcttctggcACTTTGTTAGCGTCAGGTCTACCAATTTCGATGCTCATTCCTCTTCGAGCTAGTGGTCGCTGCCCTGGGCTAGAGTCCAATCGCCTAGGCTGGGGATCCGCTTTGTTCCCTTCGAGGGTCGCCAAAGAATCAGATAATGCAGAATTCCTCGCCTCATCTCCACATAGTCCGCTATCCCGAACAGCTCTTTTGAGGTCGTCAGGTAGATCATCACTACTTAGTAGTGTACCAATTATTCTTTGCCTAGCTTCTTGCAGCTTTTGCTCGCTGGCTCGTCGCTCCCGATTCTGGAGCCTGTGAAGTCCATCTTCGGCATCTTCCGTGAGATCTATCGCGTTCCCATGATCACCTCCCAGGATTGTAGCTACTGAATAGGCCGCACTGGATCGACTGTAAGCTGACGAGGTCACCCTTGATCCGGCACTAATAAGACTTGGAGTTCTTTCCCTGGAATGAGAATGGGAGGCAGGTCGGCCTGGACTATTGGACAAGTCATCAACTCGCGGAGAAGTGGATGCTTTATTCGCGAATGATACCGCAGTACGGGGTTCAGTGGTGTTTCTGGGTCTGAGTGAAGGTCGAATCTGCAGATTACCGGTATTTTCCACAGAGGTTATGCTTCGGGAAGAGGGGGGAGATGAGGGTGATTTAGCTCTGATGGGTGATATGTTTGGCTGAGTGGATGCCCTTGGAAGAGGCGTACGCTTGATTGGGGGGTTGGAAGCAGGCGGTGAAGCGAATGTTGATGTGGTGGGCGTCTTATACGCTGGGTCGATAATCGTTGCCGCGCTATCAGTACCCGTGACTATGAGCAGCTTGGAGTGAAGGTCGTTCTGTCTATCATTCGAGCCATGACTATCCATTTTCAGAGCAATTGGTGAGCCATTGGGAGATGAAAGGGATTTGTCCGGGAAAGTCCTTTTGGATGGCGACAGGTCAACCGATGTTCGGCGCGGGCTGACCGGTGGACTTCTCGCAGGCGTTCCGACAGCGGTAGTATTCCTTGAAGGGGGTCGACTGGTATTTCTAGAACCAGGTCGCGAAGAGTTAGGTAACTTGGCTTGATGACTGCCACTGTTGGTTCCGCCAGCTAATCTCGCAAGGGCTACGATGGTTTGAGCTACTCGACCTATACTCACTTCCGTCCCTTCTTGCAGATCTGTCAAACTGAATAAATCGGAGTTAAGGACACCGATAGTCTGGCAAGCGGTGATAAAGCGAGTAAGATTAGTCGATCGGAGGATCCCATCTTCAGTGACATTCAGTCGAACTATGTGAGAAGGTTGCGAGGGGAAGAGATGATTCAATAGGCTTGTTGTAAAGTTAGTTGCCATCCGCCAGCGAAGTTCTAGATATACTATCACTCACAAACAAAGCAAGAtaccatctttcaaagcttCAATCCAACCTTTTCTCTCCCTTTCTTTCGCCCTCTCGCCGACATGGACAAGCCGAATCTCTCCTTCTGACCATCCCGAAGCTGGATCCTTGGATTCCGACGTACTTGTCAATGCGTTACCTGCTTTGGCCCAATCCGAACCCCAGGCCTTCTCCATTCTAGCTAATGCAGTCAGCCTCTCGTCAACTATCCTCCTCATTTCCACATTCTTGTCACTTTGCACAAAAGAGGCTCCCTTGATCACAGGTGTGAGCATTTTCACGATAAATGATGTCGATAGCCGAAGCAAGTAATGTTCGCGAGACAAGGTTGATGGGGAAGATGAGTCTTGCCGAGCGTGACTAGGTATAGGTGGTGGAGGCATCGCATCTGACGAGTCTGAGCGAGGCAATGGGGGTGGATTGACTGGCTGGTTGGTAGCGGGTCTGACTGGATCGGATCTCGATTGTTGAAGTGGAGGATGACTGACAGGCTTTGGCGATAAAGGGATCATGTGAGTAGGTCGCTTTGGCTCAACGGCTATCCGGAGAGGGGAAGCCTTGATAGTGGTGGTTTTGCCCGAAGAGCGTATAGCTGTACCAGAAGGATTAACAGGAAATTGAGTATTATCGGTTCGGGAAGTAGGCTTGATTGTTTTATCATTCTCTGTCAGTTGTTTACGCGCTGGAGTGATGATGGGAGGCGGTTTGTGACGAGCTGTAGATTGGAACAGATCTGACAATGTATGCTTGTGACCTCTTAcaaatttctcttcttcacttgGTCGAGCAGTCCTGATCCCATCGTCATCTTGGGCTAATGTTGCTAAAGCAGAAGTCGACATCGAACCTCTAGACAACGAAGGTGGTTGCCATCTTCCATCATTGCCTTTCTGCATTGCCGGTAAGGCGGAAGGATTGAATCTGATCTGTCTACGGGTTCTTTCCGTAGGAGTCGTTGGTCTAGCTGGTGCTTCTCTCCCGGCTCCGTTCTCCAGACGTTGACGATCTATTGTCACTTCCGATGAGAGCGTCCTCTGCCCCGTTCTAAGATCTCCAGGCGTCGGCCTTGACGAGGTGCCTACTTTTGCCGTATCGTTCATGAAAGAACGTATTCTTGATCGCGAAGTCGGTAATGCTGCCGGTTCAGGTGACATCGTTTTGGTCCTGCTGAAGAAACCCTTGATACCTCTGCCGCCGGTAACAACGGGAAGCTGTGCATTGTGGGAAGACGAAGCACGGGGTATTTGTTGTGACATGACGGAAGTGGAAGGGCATGGGTGGAAGAGATGAGGTGGAGACTGTATTTGAACGGTAGCGATCATTTGAGGTTTTGTGCTAGAAATGTGATCAGAGAAGGCAAAATCATCACACTGGTTGTCGCTAGGGCAATATCACTAAGGAGAAAAAGGGGTACATTGACCCATTACACGTCAATCAGCTTGTTCGCTTTTACCTCCTTCTCGAGCGGGGAATCCTTCATGCCACGACCTTTTCGAGAGACGATGAAGCCCATTCACACATCACTCACCTAACACTTGAGATCTCAGTCACACGGCTTGATGGTATACAATGTAGATAAAATCTAAACCCAAAGACTTTGACAAATCTGAGCTTGATGAAGGATGAAACACTTGTCACTCAAATAAGGGACAACAATGAAATTTAATGTTGTTGTGCTGATTCGTAACTATCGTCCATAGAGTCAGCTTTTTTCAGACTGTTTTTGCCACTCTACGCCCACAAGGACCTTTCAATATACCAAGGAGAATTGAAAGTCGCAAGTCGTCCCTGTGGTCGTCCAGCCAAGTCGCCTGTAGCCATCATGCCCTTATACGTATACGCTTCAATCACGGGAAAGAGGGCGACTCGTGGTAATCAGCGTCGCAATCGATCCCTGTGATTGGGTGCCGAATCGAAATGCAGAGCTGATTGATAGGAGCAAAGGTATGGCTAAGCAGAAGAAGGGGAAGTGATGAATGCTTGGTCTAGCAATTCAGATAGCAATCACGAGGCTGTGTATAGTCCGGACATTTCCGACTGATCTGAGTGAGTGAGAGGAGGTACACCAAGTCCAAGCAAGACCTTCCAGTGGCCCAGCAAACTGTATACAGCTCATGCACTCACCaattatatacaaattCCCTTTGATGCTACATGTATTTCCTTATGATACAGTGGTTTGAACAGGGCAAGCTCGACTAGCGAGTGAGTGTCAACGGAGTGATGTTTAATGATATGCAGTGaacagatgatgatattgatgatgttgatgatgaaggagtGTCCTGTTGAATCAGAAATGATCTGACCAATCTGATCTATGTGAAACCCGTCAAGGATCGTCAATCTATTGTGTAGGCAAGGTACCATCAGTAATGATGGGAAAGACAGCAAATCCTTCAGTTTCTACTCACTAATTTATCGCCCAATGAGATTACCTCCCacaattaaaaaaagtGTATGTCTTCCCCTCCTGGGACTGGCAATGCCTCAATGAGAGATATTCACTATCATAAAGAAAGGCCGAGCAACCACTCATCAGCTTATCCTTCACTTCATTACCATCAAGTTAACCGAAGAAATCCCGGGAATGAAACGTCATCATCGAACCGAACATATTATAGTATCGGCTTTCCCATTCACACGAAAGAGCGATCACGGCCGTTTGGATGATTTGTACTGTCCAGATAGCAGAGGGAGTTCCGTGATGGATTGAATTTAAGGGGTCCAAGAAGAATTCCCGACAAGCAAGCAATAAAAAGGTCAGGCGCGTACTCACAGGTTGTGTTTAACCCTTATACAATTCTCCTCGAAACgattttctccttttttccttttgtCTGCTTATCATTTGCCTTCTGAGTTTAGATCAAGTGCGTCCTATGATGCTATGAATGCCTAAATCCACACACGTAATCTCTAGCTTGGTAAGGGAGAGTTGTAGCTATCGGGTGAAAATGCTGGAATGACGTTGAAAGCGTATCAAAGCGTCAGCTTGGACACTTCTATGACAGCAGTGATAAGGGTCGAGAAACGTACTGagttattattattattccATTCGTACCTATACTCTCTGATTCATTTCCTTGTTTTTCTTATTTTCCACTAGAAGTTCAAGATATGTGATCAGCCATTCCGTTAGAAGCATACCAGCCTGTAATTTCCTAAACTATCGATGTCACCAAGTAATCACTATCTCCCACCTTGTTTTGGTTTCCCCTAATTCGCCGATGCAAGGAACTGAAAGGAACACATTCAGTAGCGGTGGATAGATTTATTTCAGCCCATTTTAATATGACGATAATCTGACTGTTTACACGCGATGTTGATTCATTTAATATTGACCAGCTGATAGATAGGAAGATCCAActcaaaagataaaattcattttctcaTATGTACTCGTTTTCCTCAGCTTACACACACATATCGATCCAGCTCCACCCATTCCACGCCGGtgatcaattttaattattttattcCAAAGCATAAAGTGTATCTGAGGGTGTCGATCCTTCTGAGTCATTCAATCTGCCGATCCTCGTTTTTCGCTCATGTGATCCATTCCGAGGATCAAGCGGTGGGGTTGATCAATCTCCTGTGTATGAACGTGTTCTGCCGATAACAGACTCCTTGAGGCAACTCTGCATGGTGTGGTCATGTAAAGTGGATTCTTATTGAGCTTAGAAAGAAATGTGAAGAACgcgaaaatcaaattcaaaatccGCGAAACGAAAGTTAATTCGATTATGCTTAATCTTCCCGACAACCATAATTTGCGAACACATTATGGCATCAATGTTTGCGGATGGCGAACGCGACTTTGCTTTTGAAATGATCTACTGTCATATCGGATGACATCTGATTATCGTTCATCGACCCGCTCTCTAATTATTAGCGTGACGTGAATATCAAGTCAACTACATATCGAGGAAATATTTTATGGTCCAATGACTTGTCATTGAAACGAATGCGAAATTAGCCGATTATCTCGCTCATTCCCGATCACAATATTGTTCGACAACTCAAAGCATCGTAAGCTCTGGGCAGATATAAGTGGAAGCTGGTGTACCCACTCGAATCGTGGGATAGGGTAGCAGAGATGATGGATAGGCAGTGGCGACGTGAATTTACATTGGAAAATCCCACATCCAAAGTTGCCGACCCATCACACGGGGCCCTGAGTTTCTAAACAAGATCTGCCGCTCCCGACAATTAACCTCGATGTCACCCATACAGATTCAATGATCTATCGATTGATACAGTCCGGGGCTCAGAGATCCGTCGGAGTCACTGGAAAAAGTGACGAATAATGAGGTAGCGATGTTGAATACACAACACCTATGCTCGACGGTCATCCCATAAACAAAAGATCGTTGAACTTCCATAGGAAGTCTCAGTCTAAAGCCAGACGTATAAGCATGTACATCTAGAAGTATTGCGGGTTCACACTCTCCATTTCGTTGTATCTCTAATATACAGATACTCATCTAACAAGTTGATTACAGTTTACTTCTGAGATTCGcttaattttaaatctcGATACTATCTGCGTAATGAGCTGGACTGCTAATCACAAGGATTCTACCATCATGGCTAATTCGGAGTACAAGAATATCGTGATTATTGGGGGTAAATGATTCGAAATCTCAACCGCACAATGCAGGTACATTCAATGATTTGGTGCGTTATCGGATTACATTCGTGTTCACGCCTTTGCGGTGGCTGATATTCCGTATGAATCATCAGTTCGTTCCATTCGGACCGGAATTAAGAGCAGGATCAGTGACATTCCCATGTTTGGGTACATGGACTGTTGGATCAACGATGGTACGAAAAGCCAAAGGACAGAGTTTGTTGTTAGATCTTGGGGGTGATGAGTGGAAGGGTAAAGAGAAGGTCAAAATTCTATTATAGATAGTATCAGTCGTATAAAATGAATTCATGCAGTTATCGGCTAAAATATGTAAACTGGAGATATGAAAAAAGTAAGAAAGAACGTGTAGGAAAACCAGGACAGAAAATGTAACTACTGCAAAAGCAAGGTGGGAATtatatctttcaaaaaGATCAACTACAATTCCACTTGTAACAACAAGCTTCTTCACTCTCTCCCCATTGATTTTCACCACTCTTGAGGAAATTGCATACATCACAGGATCCATTAAGCTCCGTTTGTAGCAAGAAGTCAAGgtgaaaaaaatgaatgaggagaaggtgtagaagCTAGTGACTGCAAATGGAATTTTAGTTTTTAGAGGATACAATTCCCACCTCGCTTTTTACAGTAATTACATTTCTGTCCTGGTTCTCCCACCCGCTCTTATTACGAAATCTTTCAGCTCCAAGCTTTTGATCTACGATATTTCAACTAAACTTCCCTTTCAATCTGTTTGACCCACCTACAATCATACATGACGCGTTCTAAATACAAGAAACAGAGGAGCACACAAGCTATTCCCGAGAACGATTAAGACGGCATTCCATCGACTGGATTAGGAGCAAGGTGTCGTATAGCTTAGCCAAAACCATTTAGTTAAGATCTTGCTCTTGAGCGTGCTTCTCCGACCATTCCTACTGATGTCACTATTCAACCCAATAATCCTACCTATGGATGAGGTGGGAAAAAGGTAGAAAGAAACGATTTCTAGTTTAGATGATTCAGAACCGATTTGTACCTTGCAATAACAAGTATGGGAACGCTGTTGCTGACGTTGATGACCagataaatgatgatataacTTCCAGTTGAGATGGATTAACATCCGCTTCTAATATATTCTAATTCGATTAAATTTGTATTTCCTCCTCTACTTCCAATTGCTGTCtgacatcatcttcaattattCCATCATACCTCCAAGCTTCAAATCTATGATTAAGATCTTTTCTAGCATGTATACCTAATTCACTTCCGTTGAAACCACCTCCCTTTTTCCTAGGgaaaatataaaatacTTCCCTAACTCTAGAATGTAATAGTGCCATGCAGCACATTACACATGGTTCATGAGTTATAAATAGCGTGAGTGAAGTTAATAGATAATCTGATCCATTTCTTTCCGGTGTTATACTGATAAATGGTTCAACAGTTCTTAAATTGGctattgattttatacAATTTAAAGCTGAATGTCTCAGAGGGTGATTTTCAGATTGTCTAGTATCATAACTTGATGCTCTCAATTCTTCTGTAGGTTGAAtaaaaccttcttctttttttggCCAAAATGTTTTTGGTAAAGCAGCACAATAAGTTCCTATCGGTAATTCTCCTTTAGATTTAGCTTCCAATGCAATTTGAATTACACGTTTTATACCGGATGTTACCCATGCTTTTCGACCAATAGGCCAATCAGATGAATCGTTGGGTATAATTGGTGCTGGAGAGAATGAGACTGGCCACAGAtgtgatttgattttgagctGTTCTTGTGTTGTGGCGATAGTTGAGGGCACACGGTGAATGACAGGTATGAGATGAGACAAGGTGGAAGAATAGGAAGTCATTATAGACTGCAATGCCGAACTATCATATTCTGCCACCATGGCAAGCACGACCCGACAGATTTCTGGGAATTTTGGCGGAATTATCAGCAAGTCTCCAATTTGGATTGTCATCCGTTTAACGGTATCAGGTAGGAAATCTCACCTTGAttattctcttttcttcgACAGACTCGTTTCAGATGCCGCAGCCGTTCATCGCTTGCCGTAAGGTCCTTTGAGAAGCTGTTGACATGATAACACGATCAATCCATCAGCAACCAGAAAAAGTGAGA is from Kwoniella pini CBS 10737 chromosome 1, complete sequence and encodes:
- a CDS encoding mitochondrial 37S ribosomal protein uS17m, with amino-acid sequence MPYQPNHIFKGVVTKVGAMRRTATVTVERVFEHPKILKEIKRHKKYLVHDENEVARLDDKVTIIHGLRTSKTKSFRLHSIQSRDSRKYPNDPIPQIIAEPSVKPSKKIGVLDILKEQSSVVQ